The genomic window CCCCTCGTCCGAATCCCCCGCCGCCCGATGCCGTCCGCCCAGGTCTTGGGAACCGTGGCGGCAGGTCAGTTGGCTGGGTCGGGGATGTTGTACGGGAGGCGGCGGACGGCATCGGACAACGACTGGGCACGAGCCGACCGCGCGGGCGCCGAGGCGAGTTCGCGGTTGCGACGCTCGCAGAGGACCGCGGCCAGGTACCGTTCGGGGTGGGTGCCGGGCGGCGGCGGGGGAGCGGTCTGGGCGCCGACCTCGGCGGCCAGGGACGCGCCCAGCTGGTGGCGCGACTGCGGGGACAGCGAACCGGCTCGCAGCAAGAACTGCCGGGCCCTCAAAGCCAGCCCGTCGCTCAGGGCGCCGATGTCCGCGATCTGGGCCCACGGCGCCAACTCGGGGGGCATGGGCAGGGAAAGCACCTGCATGCGAACCCCTCGGGTGCGCATCGCGTAGGTTCCCGCCAAGAAGTCGCCGATCCGCTTGCCCCGGTCGTTGAACAGCATGGTCAAGAAGGCTGGAATCCCGGAGGTGACCCAAGTCTCGAAGACGGCGGCCAAAGCGCGCGTGAGCGCCTGCCGAAGCCTGATGGGACTGCCGTCGTCTTGGACAATGCGGATGCCCGTCGCCAACTTGCCGACCGACCGCCCCCGGCTGAGCGTCTCCACGGCGGTGGGG from Bifidobacteriaceae bacterium includes these protein-coding regions:
- a CDS encoding RDD family protein — protein: MRGDEIVIGEAVKLELRPASFGIRLLGFLLDLCVLVAGGFLLAMLADLLGIGSWDGAAQAAAISIGVALLFVVIPTAVETLSRGRSVGKLATGIRIVQDDGSPIRLRQALTRALAAVFETWVTSGIPAFLTMLFNDRGKRIGDFLAGTYAMRTRGVRMQVLSLPMPPELAPWAQIADIGALSDGLALRARQFLLRAGSLSPQSRHQLGASLAAEVGAQTAPPPPPGTHPERYLAAVLCERRNRELASAPARSARAQSLSDAVRRLPYNIPDPAN